One window from the genome of Serinibacter salmoneus encodes:
- a CDS encoding MFS transporter, whose translation MVQEPVVPEPRLPRAVVRRYALGSVGTGGFATLPGLVLIFYRTDTLAVAAWVAGLIVTLVRVWDVLIDPVIGAHSDAALVRCGTRARAMVVGALALPVLFVATFAVPPGTGAALAALWVGVAYLAASTAFSLFQVPYIALPAELTGDYDERSRLLGWRVAVLSLAILAFGGLGPLLRDVGTEYTGYLLMAAVAGLTIGAGLLISTRVAPRMPPGAAGGVRAAGASGAMAAYRAGLRVLRRSAAFRVLLLAFALQAVATGAMLAGANYVAVWVMESELALSLLFAALIAPAIALAPLWGRLAYRIGKKRSFTWASLLFTIGTLALVASAFAPGAWMYLPVALAGGAYAGMQAMPMAMLPDVIGDDAARHGEDVAGVFGGVWTAVETTGMALGAAALTVVLTMTGYVETSGGVTVTQPAPAVVGIALSFSLLPAVLTAASLLPLWRYRIDARARMDDDASKGRP comes from the coding sequence ATGGTGCAGGAACCGGTCGTCCCCGAGCCGCGGCTGCCCCGCGCCGTCGTGCGGCGCTATGCCCTGGGCTCGGTGGGGACCGGAGGGTTCGCGACGCTGCCCGGCCTGGTGCTGATCTTCTACCGCACCGACACCCTCGCGGTGGCCGCCTGGGTGGCGGGCCTGATCGTGACCCTGGTGCGGGTGTGGGACGTGCTCATCGACCCCGTGATCGGCGCCCACAGCGACGCGGCCCTGGTGCGCTGCGGCACCCGGGCCCGGGCGATGGTGGTCGGCGCGCTCGCCCTCCCGGTGCTGTTCGTCGCGACGTTCGCGGTGCCACCGGGCACGGGGGCGGCACTCGCCGCGCTGTGGGTGGGTGTGGCCTACCTGGCCGCCTCCACGGCCTTCTCGCTGTTCCAGGTGCCCTACATCGCGCTACCCGCCGAGCTCACCGGCGACTACGACGAGCGCTCCAGGCTGCTGGGCTGGCGGGTGGCCGTGCTGAGCCTGGCGATCCTCGCCTTCGGCGGGCTGGGTCCCCTGCTGCGGGACGTCGGCACGGAGTACACGGGGTACCTGCTGATGGCGGCTGTGGCGGGGCTGACGATCGGCGCCGGACTGCTGATCTCCACGCGCGTTGCACCCCGGATGCCCCCGGGGGCGGCGGGCGGGGTCCGCGCCGCGGGAGCCTCCGGTGCCATGGCCGCCTACCGCGCCGGGCTGCGGGTGCTGCGCCGCAGCGCGGCGTTCCGGGTGCTGCTGCTCGCCTTCGCGCTGCAGGCCGTGGCCACGGGAGCCATGCTCGCCGGCGCCAACTACGTGGCCGTGTGGGTGATGGAGTCCGAGCTCGCGCTCTCGCTGCTGTTCGCGGCGTTGATCGCCCCCGCGATCGCCCTCGCGCCGCTGTGGGGGCGCCTGGCGTACCGGATCGGGAAGAAGCGCTCCTTCACGTGGGCGAGCCTGCTGTTCACCATCGGCACCCTGGCCCTGGTGGCGAGCGCGTTCGCGCCGGGAGCCTGGATGTACCTCCCGGTGGCGCTGGCCGGGGGCGCCTATGCCGGCATGCAGGCCATGCCGATGGCGATGCTCCCGGACGTGATCGGCGACGACGCCGCTCGCCACGGTGAGGACGTCGCCGGGGTCTTCGGCGGGGTCTGGACGGCGGTGGAGACCACCGGGATGGCCCTGGGCGCCGCCGCGCTGACGGTGGTGCTCACGATGACGGGCTATGTGGAGACCTCTGGTGGCGTCACCGTCACGCAACCGGCCCCCGCCGTCGTCGGTATCGCCCTGAGTTTCTCCCTGCTGCCCGCCGTGCTCACCGCCGCGAGCCTGCTGCCGCTGTGGCGGTACCGGATCGATGCGCGGGCGAGAATGGACGACGACGCATCGAAAGGACGGCCATGA